From the Bos taurus isolate L1 Dominette 01449 registration number 42190680 breed Hereford chromosome 22, ARS-UCD2.0, whole genome shotgun sequence genome, one window contains:
- the LOC132343541 gene encoding adenosine 5'-monophosphoramidase HINT1-like — protein MADEITKAQVARPGSDTIFRKMIHKEIPTKIIYKDDQCFAFLDISPQAPTHFLVIPKKHISQISAAADDDESPLGHLMIVGKKCAAHLGLKKGYQMVVNEGSDWGQSVYHVHLHVLEGRQMNWPG, from the coding sequence atggcAGATGAGATCACCAAGGCTCAGGTCGCCCGGCCTGGCAGTGACACCATCTTCAGGAAGATGATTCACAAAGAAATCCCAACCAAAATCATTTATAAGGATGACCAGTGTTTTGCTTTCCTTGACATTTCCCCTCAAGCACCAACACATTTTCTGGTGATACCCAAAAAACATATATCCCAGATTTCTGCAGCAGCGGATGATGATGAAAGTCCTCTTGGTCATTTGATGATTGTTGGCAAGAAATGTGCTGCTCATCTGGGCCTGAAGAAGGGCTATCAAATGGTGGTGAATGAAGGTTCAGATTGGGGCCAGTCTGTCTATCATGTTCATCTCCATGTTCTTGAAGGTCGACAGATGAACTGGCCTGGTTAA